A single genomic interval of Chloracidobacterium validum harbors:
- a CDS encoding VanZ family protein, translating to MTDSHYRWWWLLLPLGWMAAIFVFSSDWFAWRNTAPLARGWLAWWMPNLDQTTVETFHLVIRKLGHVTEYALLALLWHVALRRVSRWTPWQASLGAVGISIGYAGFDEWRQTFTAERSGSLTDVGLDSLGVLLAAAGIAALYLARALRDRMARSARAYHRRRRHRPRYSYAARSE from the coding sequence ATGACCGATTCACACTATCGCTGGTGGTGGCTTTTGCTTCCCCTTGGCTGGATGGCGGCAATTTTTGTTTTTTCTAGTGATTGGTTTGCCTGGCGCAACACCGCGCCGCTGGCCCGCGGCTGGCTGGCCTGGTGGATGCCGAATCTCGATCAGACGACCGTCGAGACGTTTCACTTGGTTATCCGCAAGCTCGGGCACGTGACCGAGTACGCGCTGCTCGCGTTGCTGTGGCACGTCGCCCTCCGGCGCGTCAGCCGGTGGACGCCCTGGCAGGCGAGCCTGGGCGCAGTCGGCATTTCCATTGGCTATGCAGGTTTCGATGAGTGGCGACAGACCTTCACGGCCGAGCGCAGCGGCAGTCTGACCGACGTTGGTCTCGACAGCCTTGGCGTGCTCCTGGCCGCAGCCGGCATCGCGGCGCTTTACTTGGCGCGCGCGTTGCGCGACCGGATGGCCCGCTCAGCACGGGCTTACCACAGGCGGCGACGCCATCGGCCAAGGTATTCATATGCAGCGCGCTCAGAGTGA
- a CDS encoding ElyC/SanA/YdcF family protein has product MFYLEKFLAPLLFPLSLILVSLGVGLGLLWFSRWQRAGKIVVTAATGLLAISGHGWTANALLRPLERDQTMLAPSGNLPPDLQTIRWVVVLGGGSSDAEGLPPTECLSSASLRRLVEGIRLQRALPSAQLVVSGGAVFSARPTGDVLRDAACALGVPPERVTAQPIGRNTTEEVGAMAHLVGREPFLLVTSAAHMSRALEACQAHQLLAIPAPTDFLSTEPDGVWTPGDLYPSGAGLHHSERAAYEYLGRWRRRLW; this is encoded by the coding sequence GTGTTCTACCTTGAGAAGTTTCTTGCGCCGCTTCTGTTCCCCTTATCGCTGATCCTGGTGAGTTTGGGCGTCGGGTTGGGGTTGCTGTGGTTTTCGCGGTGGCAGCGCGCCGGCAAGATCGTCGTCACAGCCGCCACCGGGTTGTTAGCCATCAGTGGCCACGGCTGGACGGCCAACGCGCTCCTCCGTCCCCTGGAGCGCGACCAGACCATGCTGGCCCCGTCAGGCAACCTGCCACCCGACTTGCAAACCATTCGGTGGGTCGTTGTGCTGGGTGGCGGATCGAGCGATGCGGAAGGCTTGCCACCGACGGAGTGCCTGTCGTCGGCTTCACTCCGGCGCTTGGTTGAGGGGATTCGCCTGCAACGGGCGCTCCCGTCCGCGCAGTTGGTGGTTTCTGGTGGCGCGGTGTTTAGCGCGCGCCCAACCGGCGACGTTCTGCGCGATGCCGCCTGCGCGTTGGGTGTTCCCCCCGAACGGGTCACGGCGCAACCCATCGGACGCAACACCACTGAGGAAGTCGGCGCGATGGCCCACTTGGTGGGACGGGAACCGTTTTTGCTGGTGACCTCCGCCGCGCACATGTCCCGCGCCCTGGAAGCCTGCCAGGCACACCAGTTACTGGCCATTCCGGCGCCGACCGACTTCTTGTCAACTGAACCGGATGGCGTCTGGACGCCAGGTGATCTTTATCCGAGCGGCGCAGGACTGCATCACTCTGAGCGCGCTGCATATGAATACCTTGGCCGATGGCGTCGCCGCCTGTGGTAA
- the glmS gene encoding glutamine--fructose-6-phosphate transaminase (isomerizing), with protein sequence MCGIVGYVGPRPVVSVLLDGLKRLEYRGYDSAGVAVVADGQLELRRASGKLYNLEAAIQRAPLAGSYGVGHTRWATHGRPTEENAHPHRDASGRIVVVHNGIVENYLALKRALEQAGHTFVTQTDTEVIAHLIGNYQQSGLRLAEAVRRAALELTGMFAIAVISADEPDTVVAARSGPPVIIGLGQDENFVASDVTAILHHTRDVVFLEDGHLAVARGDGVQVMDFAGRPAAPPVQRVTWDPIMAEKGGFKHFMLKEIHEQPRAIRETLAGRVSLDDGRVYLDPTKIPDSAWEGFRRVVIAACGTSWHAALVGKSVIEELARLPVEVDYASEFRYRNPLLDEHTLVVVITQSGETADTVAALREAKHRGCPTFAICNVPGSMAAREADGVLLTHAGPEISVASTKAFTSQIVALYLLALYLGQHRAVLSAADVRAHVEQLLALPTKLEATLGQDAALAELSKEFFRASDFLYLGRGVHFPIALEGALKLKEISYIHAEGFPAGEMKHGPNALIDERLPVVMVMPREAGNPASEVRYEKTLSNLQEVKARDGCVIAIVTEGDTQTATLAEHVIPVPAASDALSAVLAVVPLQLLAYHIAVRRGCDVDQPRNLAKSVTVE encoded by the coding sequence ATGTGCGGGATTGTCGGTTATGTCGGCCCACGGCCGGTTGTGTCGGTTTTGCTCGATGGCCTCAAGCGCCTGGAATATCGTGGATATGACTCCGCCGGTGTGGCCGTCGTTGCTGACGGCCAACTCGAACTCCGCCGCGCGTCTGGAAAGCTCTACAACCTGGAAGCCGCGATTCAGCGCGCCCCGCTGGCGGGCAGCTACGGTGTCGGACATACCCGGTGGGCCACCCATGGCCGCCCCACCGAGGAAAACGCCCATCCACACCGCGACGCAAGCGGCCGCATCGTCGTCGTCCATAACGGCATCGTCGAAAACTACCTGGCGCTCAAGCGCGCGCTGGAGCAAGCCGGGCATACGTTTGTGACGCAAACCGACACCGAGGTGATCGCCCATCTGATTGGCAACTATCAGCAGTCAGGCCTGAGGCTGGCCGAAGCCGTTCGGCGCGCGGCGCTGGAGCTGACCGGGATGTTTGCCATTGCCGTCATTTCGGCCGACGAGCCAGACACGGTCGTGGCGGCGCGCTCTGGGCCGCCGGTCATCATCGGCTTGGGCCAGGATGAAAACTTCGTGGCGTCGGACGTGACGGCAATTTTGCATCACACCCGGGATGTCGTTTTTCTCGAAGATGGGCACCTGGCAGTCGCGCGTGGCGATGGCGTACAGGTGATGGATTTTGCCGGGCGACCAGCCGCGCCACCGGTGCAGCGGGTGACGTGGGACCCCATCATGGCCGAAAAGGGTGGCTTCAAACACTTCATGCTCAAGGAAATCCACGAGCAGCCGCGCGCCATCCGCGAAACCTTGGCCGGGCGCGTCAGTCTGGATGATGGGCGGGTGTATCTCGATCCAACGAAGATTCCCGATAGCGCTTGGGAGGGGTTCAGGCGTGTGGTCATTGCCGCCTGTGGCACGAGCTGGCATGCCGCGCTGGTGGGCAAGTCGGTCATTGAAGAACTGGCGCGCCTGCCAGTTGAGGTGGACTACGCCAGCGAGTTTCGCTACCGAAATCCGCTCCTGGATGAGCACACCTTGGTCGTGGTCATCACCCAGTCTGGCGAAACGGCCGATACTGTTGCCGCGCTGCGGGAGGCCAAGCACCGTGGTTGCCCCACGTTTGCGATTTGCAACGTGCCTGGCTCGATGGCGGCGCGTGAAGCGGACGGCGTGTTGTTGACGCATGCAGGGCCGGAAATTTCGGTCGCTTCGACCAAGGCGTTTACCTCCCAAATTGTCGCGCTCTACTTGCTGGCGCTGTACCTCGGCCAGCACCGCGCCGTGCTGTCAGCGGCCGATGTCAGGGCGCATGTCGAGCAACTGCTCGCCTTGCCCACGAAGTTGGAAGCTACCTTGGGCCAGGACGCGGCCCTGGCCGAGCTGTCCAAAGAGTTCTTTCGCGCGTCGGATTTTCTCTACCTGGGGCGAGGGGTACACTTCCCCATCGCGCTGGAGGGCGCGCTCAAGCTCAAGGAAATCAGTTACATTCACGCCGAAGGCTTTCCGGCCGGCGAAATGAAGCATGGCCCAAATGCCCTGATTGATGAGCGGCTGCCGGTCGTTATGGTGATGCCGCGTGAAGCCGGCAATCCGGCTTCTGAAGTACGCTACGAAAAGACCCTATCAAACTTGCAGGAAGTCAAGGCCCGCGATGGGTGTGTCATCGCCATTGTGACCGAGGGCGACACCCAAACGGCGACACTGGCCGAGCACGTCATTCCAGTCCCGGCGGCAAGCGATGCGCTTTCGGCCGTGCTGGCGGTCGTGCCCCTGCAATTGCTGGCCTATCACATCGCCGTCCGGCGCGGCTGTGACGTGGATCAGCCCCGGAACCTTGCCAAGAGCGTAACGGTTGAATGA
- a CDS encoding VWA domain-containing protein: MAGWAASTRDLLRSPTTTTRWQVALRCAVMAWWLLVGCTLDALAQERPGVPDDTLVTLRAQQVIVPFTVVDRSNRPVTDLAAEEVKLFEDGVEQEIVSLQPAPTLPITAALVLDCSGSMVRRLPLAKRATSGFLARLLRLPQDRAALLACQQDILLAQPLTGELSALQASLSTLDERLPSPLGRIAPFDPANVAPPGTALYAAIYAAIDTLLSSDTSDGRRRIVVVISDGFDSEGLVRLGEVIERAWRGGVSIYALGIGQPELNAADTSRTVNRAELERLCAATGGQAFFPRLDREFFTAFEQIDTDLRQCFVLAYTPTNESAAFRAIRIEISRHPDWKVRHRAGYYANANE, from the coding sequence ATGGCAGGCTGGGCCGCCTCGACTCGTGACCTGCTACGCTCCCCGACGACGACAACGCGGTGGCAGGTCGCGTTGCGATGTGCGGTGATGGCCTGGTGGCTGCTGGTTGGATGCACGCTGGACGCCCTGGCCCAGGAGCGCCCCGGCGTCCCGGATGACACGCTCGTGACCTTGCGCGCGCAGCAGGTCATCGTTCCCTTCACGGTCGTGGATCGGTCGAATCGTCCGGTCACGGACCTTGCCGCCGAGGAAGTCAAGCTCTTTGAGGATGGCGTCGAGCAGGAAATCGTCTCGTTGCAGCCGGCCCCGACGTTGCCAATCACGGCCGCCTTGGTGCTTGACTGTAGCGGCAGCATGGTTCGTCGCCTGCCGCTGGCGAAGCGCGCCACCAGTGGTTTTCTGGCGCGCTTGCTGCGCCTGCCCCAGGATCGGGCGGCCCTGCTTGCCTGTCAGCAGGATATTCTGCTGGCGCAGCCGTTGACCGGCGAACTATCCGCCTTGCAGGCATCGCTCTCAACGCTGGATGAGCGCCTGCCGTCTCCCCTAGGAAGGATCGCGCCTTTCGATCCGGCAAACGTTGCGCCGCCTGGGACGGCGCTCTATGCCGCGATTTACGCGGCGATAGACACCTTGCTCAGTTCTGACACGAGCGACGGCCGCCGCCGGATTGTCGTCGTCATCAGCGACGGGTTTGATAGCGAGGGACTCGTCCGGCTGGGGGAAGTCATCGAGCGCGCCTGGCGCGGTGGCGTAAGTATCTACGCGCTGGGGATTGGTCAGCCAGAGCTGAATGCGGCGGATACGAGTCGAACCGTCAATCGCGCCGAACTCGAACGGCTATGCGCCGCAACTGGTGGGCAGGCGTTTTTCCCACGCCTTGACCGTGAGTTCTTCACGGCCTTCGAGCAGATTGACACGGATTTGCGGCAGTGCTTCGTTTTGGCTTACACACCGACGAACGAATCCGCGGCATTTCGCGCCATTCGCATTGAAATTTCACGTCACCCGGATTGGAAGGTTCGCCACCGCGCCGGTTATTACGCCAACGCCAATGAATGA
- a CDS encoding LON peptidase substrate-binding domain-containing protein: MNQPLPTLEGTKRIPIFPLPVALFPGTMLPLHIFEERYKAMVRDCLAGEKIFGVTFVMGREGFPPPVGRVGCAAFIIATVPLEEGRMNILTTGLSRYHALEYFQDEPYLEGLVTFFDDQPITENLTEVAEAVRATFQRTIKAIRAMSREEDTFPDDLPEDPKALSFLVASLLQMSDEQKMTLLELTDTGERLDRLRRLLIPAVEKYELRAAVNELAKTNGHGPHGRLGRLDS, from the coding sequence ATGAACCAGCCATTGCCCACCCTTGAAGGTACGAAGCGGATTCCCATCTTTCCGCTCCCGGTGGCCTTGTTTCCCGGAACTATGCTGCCGTTGCACATCTTTGAGGAACGCTACAAGGCCATGGTACGCGATTGCCTAGCCGGAGAAAAAATCTTTGGCGTGACCTTTGTGATGGGGCGGGAAGGTTTTCCGCCACCTGTTGGGCGGGTCGGCTGTGCCGCTTTCATCATTGCGACCGTTCCACTCGAAGAAGGCCGCATGAACATTCTGACAACGGGGCTATCGCGTTACCATGCCCTGGAGTACTTTCAAGACGAGCCATACTTGGAAGGACTGGTGACGTTCTTTGATGACCAACCCATCACCGAAAACCTCACCGAAGTCGCCGAGGCCGTACGTGCAACCTTTCAGCGAACCATCAAGGCCATTCGGGCCATGAGCCGCGAAGAAGACACCTTTCCGGATGATTTACCTGAAGACCCCAAGGCGTTGTCCTTTCTCGTAGCCTCGCTGCTCCAGATGAGCGATGAGCAAAAGATGACACTGCTTGAGTTGACCGACACCGGAGAGCGCCTTGACCGTCTGCGCCGGCTGCTCATCCCAGCCGTGGAGAAATACGAGCTACGTGCTGCCGTCAACGAACTGGCTAAGACCAACGGGCATGGACCGCATGGCAGGCTGGGCCGCCTCGACTCGTGA
- a CDS encoding TonB-dependent receptor: MALALLLGSGLWLGLAQVAARDSTTLTGYVRNVAGVPVANARLTLLTARQSVVATALSDTDGRYLFDDIQPGAYELVAATADGLGVRLAVALAAGVPTQRDLVVVTTSVAETVTVTADVGLVQDKDELGQTVTVIPVGRLRERATQGLAEAFAEEAGLSVQQTSPTLGGVFVRGLVASRVSVFVDGVRYTTSAQRGGISTFFNLLEPSGLRGAEVLHGPHGAQYGSDSLGGSIQLLTATAPLTATGFEFRGESSFFGTSATAGFGNATRLAFGTTRVGAVVNVAGRRINTLRAGGGRDSRAAVTRFFDLPSNRFYGERQPDTAFTEYAGSLKAVATPASGHQFVFHYQRGQQDGGKRSDQLLGGDGNLIARLGNLMLDFGYVRYDGQRIGWFDSVTVTGSFNIQREERINQGGQGNPQALIGSQYERTRTGGVSLFGSKVVGRHTLLGGADVYRDVMRGRAFDVNPTTGVAVAARPRVPTGAYVNNYGFFVQDVWEALPNRLRLSASLRYGVASYRARARDNAPVGGRAVVEDDAVRTAAWTFRLSGAWQLGRGFVLAGNVARGFRPPNMTDLGSLGLQGNGVYEVAAPAVAGRNAFIGTTADATAVSTGLPVRQVIPESSLSYEGSLRYRNGRLDADVTGFVTNINDLLTTQTLILPLGAVGTRLGTEIITAQLPTGAVFVAPAVSPVRIRANFTDARIVGIESSLGVKLTPSWSLSGNFTWLHAEDRATGQPPDVEGGTPPPQGLLRLRYQPPGSAWWVEGVAAAAHRQTRLSSLNLDDRRIGATRTRTQIQNFFRRGATVRGLVEAGPDGRFGTADDRLRLTGETLAQIQNRVLGTATSAPLFPVLPGWMTLNLRGGYRFGERQDLTVAVDNLLDQNYRTISSGVDAPGRNLTIRYTVRF, encoded by the coding sequence TTGGCGCTCGCCCTCCTCCTTGGGAGTGGCTTGTGGCTAGGCCTTGCCCAAGTGGCGGCAAGGGATTCAACGACGCTGACCGGATATGTGCGCAACGTTGCGGGTGTGCCGGTGGCCAATGCGCGATTGACGTTGCTGACCGCGCGTCAGTCGGTCGTGGCGACCGCCCTCAGCGACACGGATGGTCGCTATCTCTTTGACGACATTCAACCTGGGGCCTACGAACTCGTTGCCGCGACAGCCGATGGGCTTGGTGTTCGATTGGCCGTCGCGCTGGCAGCCGGCGTCCCGACTCAGCGCGATCTGGTTGTGGTCACCACGTCTGTTGCCGAGACGGTCACCGTGACGGCCGATGTCGGGTTGGTGCAAGACAAAGACGAACTTGGGCAAACGGTCACGGTGATTCCGGTCGGGCGGTTGCGGGAGCGCGCGACGCAGGGCTTGGCTGAGGCTTTCGCTGAAGAGGCCGGGCTGTCTGTCCAGCAGACCAGCCCGACGCTCGGTGGGGTCTTCGTCCGTGGGTTGGTGGCTAGTCGCGTATCGGTTTTCGTGGATGGCGTGCGGTACACCACCAGTGCCCAGCGAGGCGGCATCAGCACCTTTTTCAACTTGCTCGAACCCAGCGGGCTGCGTGGCGCGGAGGTACTCCATGGCCCCCACGGCGCACAGTATGGCAGCGACAGCTTGGGCGGGAGCATCCAGTTGCTCACGGCGACCGCGCCACTGACGGCAACTGGCTTTGAGTTTCGCGGCGAAAGTTCGTTCTTTGGCACAAGCGCCACTGCCGGTTTTGGCAACGCCACGCGCCTTGCCTTTGGAACGACCCGCGTTGGCGCGGTGGTGAATGTGGCCGGGCGGCGGATCAACACGCTCCGCGCAGGTGGCGGGCGCGACTCCCGCGCAGCCGTGACCCGGTTTTTTGATTTGCCATCGAATCGCTTCTATGGCGAGCGCCAGCCCGACACGGCCTTTACCGAGTATGCCGGCAGCCTCAAGGCCGTGGCGACGCCCGCCAGCGGGCATCAGTTCGTCTTCCACTACCAACGCGGACAGCAGGACGGCGGCAAGCGGTCGGATCAGTTGCTTGGCGGCGACGGCAACCTCATCGCGCGGCTTGGAAACCTGATGCTTGATTTTGGCTATGTGCGCTATGACGGCCAACGGATTGGCTGGTTCGACAGTGTGACCGTCACCGGAAGTTTCAACATCCAGCGCGAGGAACGCATCAACCAGGGTGGCCAGGGCAACCCACAGGCGCTCATCGGTTCACAGTATGAGCGGACGCGCACCGGTGGGGTATCGCTCTTTGGCTCGAAGGTCGTTGGACGGCATACCCTGCTGGGCGGCGCGGATGTTTACCGGGATGTCATGCGCGGGCGAGCGTTCGACGTCAATCCAACGACAGGTGTCGCCGTCGCAGCTCGCCCGCGGGTGCCAACCGGCGCGTACGTCAACAACTACGGCTTCTTTGTCCAAGATGTGTGGGAGGCTCTGCCGAATCGCCTGCGTTTGTCCGCGAGTCTGCGCTACGGCGTGGCTTCCTATCGGGCGCGCGCGCGTGACAATGCGCCGGTCGGCGGGCGGGCCGTCGTCGAGGACGATGCCGTACGAACGGCCGCCTGGACCTTTCGCCTGAGCGGCGCATGGCAGCTTGGGCGCGGCTTTGTTTTAGCCGGTAATGTGGCGCGTGGCTTTCGTCCGCCAAACATGACGGACTTGGGTTCGCTTGGACTCCAGGGTAACGGCGTGTATGAGGTTGCTGCCCCCGCCGTTGCCGGACGCAATGCCTTCATCGGAACCACCGCCGATGCCACGGCTGTTTCAACTGGGCTGCCGGTTCGACAGGTCATTCCAGAAAGCAGCCTGAGCTACGAAGGCAGTCTGCGCTACCGCAACGGGCGGCTGGATGCCGATGTCACCGGCTTCGTGACCAACATCAATGACCTCCTGACAACCCAGACACTGATTTTACCCCTGGGCGCAGTGGGCACGCGCCTGGGGACGGAAATCATCACGGCGCAACTGCCAACCGGCGCGGTCTTCGTTGCGCCGGCGGTGAGTCCGGTGCGGATCCGTGCCAACTTCACGGATGCGCGTATTGTTGGCATTGAAAGCTCGCTAGGCGTCAAGCTCACACCAAGCTGGTCGCTGTCCGGCAATTTCACCTGGCTGCATGCGGAAGACCGCGCTACCGGGCAACCGCCGGATGTCGAGGGAGGCACGCCGCCGCCGCAGGGACTCCTGCGCCTTCGCTATCAACCTCCAGGCAGCGCGTGGTGGGTGGAAGGCGTGGCGGCCGCCGCGCATCGGCAAACCCGTTTGTCATCGCTCAATCTGGACGACCGGCGCATTGGCGCAACCCGAACGCGCACGCAAATTCAGAACTTTTTCCGGCGCGGCGCGACCGTCCGGGGCTTGGTCGAGGCCGGCCCCGACGGCCGATTCGGCACGGCAGACGACCGCCTGCGGCTGACCGGCGAGACCCTGGCGCAAATCCAGAACCGCGTGCTTGGGACGGCAACCAGCGCCCCGCTTTTCCCCGTGTTGCCGGGTTGGATGACGCTCAACCTTCGCGGTGGGTATCGGTTTGGCGAACGGCAGGACCTCACGGTGGCGGTTGACAACCTTCTAGATCAGAACTACCGCACGATTTCATCTGGGGTTGACGCTCCGGGCCGTAACCTGACGATCCGTTACACCGTGCGTTTCTAG
- a CDS encoding GNAT family N-acetyltransferase, translating to MQLRSDVTLTTARLLLRPTALDDFPRWAEMMADPEAARHIGGAQPPAVTWRAMMSMAGAWALTGVAMFSVLERATGRWVGRIGPWQPYGWPGTEVGWALHRDAWGKGYATEAAAACLDYAFDSLGWDEVIHCIAPDNTASQRVAQRLGARKQRVARLPEPYHHEPIEVWGQSRADWAIHRQHLSRAIG from the coding sequence ATGCAACTGCGCTCCGACGTGACACTGACCACGGCACGCTTGTTGCTCCGACCAACGGCGCTGGATGATTTCCCGCGCTGGGCGGAGATGATGGCTGACCCAGAGGCAGCTCGGCATATTGGCGGCGCGCAACCACCAGCCGTCACTTGGCGCGCCATGATGAGCATGGCCGGCGCGTGGGCGCTGACCGGCGTGGCGATGTTCTCCGTGCTTGAACGCGCAACCGGCCGTTGGGTAGGTCGGATTGGACCTTGGCAGCCCTACGGCTGGCCGGGAACTGAAGTCGGATGGGCGTTGCACCGCGATGCCTGGGGCAAGGGCTACGCTACCGAAGCGGCGGCGGCCTGCCTGGACTATGCCTTCGATAGCCTCGGTTGGGATGAGGTCATCCACTGTATCGCGCCGGACAACACGGCCTCCCAACGGGTTGCCCAGCGCCTGGGCGCGCGCAAGCAAAGGGTGGCGCGACTGCCCGAACCCTACCACCACGAACCAATTGAAGTTTGGGGACAGTCCCGTGCCGACTGGGCCATCCACCGACAACACCTGAGCCGCGCCATAGGCTGA